A part of Flavobacteriaceae bacterium GSB9 genomic DNA contains:
- a CDS encoding saccharopine dehydrogenase NADP-binding domain-containing protein, with amino-acid sequence MRHILVIGSGKSTSYLLKYLLDKSSEEQLFITIADLHTDMAKNIIGNHKNAKTVTLDIFNKPDRKNAIQGADIVISMLPARFHILIARDCILFNKNMVTASYVSPEMHDLNKEAVKKGLILMNEIGVDPGIDHMSAMQVLDRIRDKGGKIILFESFTGGLVAPESDNNLWNYKFTWNPRNVVVAGQGGVAKFLQEGAYKYIPYNRLFRRTEFLEVEGYGRFEAYANRDSLKYQDAYGLENVKTLYRGTMRRVGFSRAWNIFVALGMTDDSYIIEDSENMSYRDFVNAFLPYSPSDSVELKLRHQLKIEQDDMVWDKLVELDIFSHTKRVGLKNATPAQVLQKILEDKWTLSANDKDMIVMYHKFGFQLDGKKHQIDANMVVLGENQTYTAMAKTVGLPVAIAALAILNGKIKTPGVQIPIIKEVYQPILAELENYGIAFNEKEVPYFGYNPLHQ; translated from the coding sequence ATGCGACACATTTTGGTTATTGGTTCTGGAAAATCTACCTCGTATCTATTAAAGTATTTATTGGATAAATCGAGCGAGGAGCAGCTCTTTATTACTATAGCTGATTTGCACACCGATATGGCAAAAAATATAATTGGAAACCATAAAAATGCTAAAACTGTTACATTAGACATCTTTAATAAACCCGACAGAAAAAATGCCATTCAGGGCGCTGACATTGTAATATCTATGTTGCCAGCCCGCTTTCATATTTTGATTGCAAGAGATTGCATTCTTTTTAACAAAAACATGGTAACAGCCTCTTATGTAAGTCCTGAAATGCATGATTTAAACAAAGAAGCCGTAAAAAAAGGCCTCATACTAATGAACGAAATTGGCGTAGACCCCGGTATTGATCACATGAGTGCCATGCAGGTTTTAGACCGCATTCGAGATAAAGGCGGAAAAATTATTCTTTTTGAATCCTTTACGGGCGGCTTGGTAGCACCCGAAAGCGACAATAACCTTTGGAACTATAAATTTACCTGGAACCCCAGAAACGTGGTTGTGGCTGGGCAAGGTGGCGTGGCTAAGTTTTTACAAGAAGGGGCATACAAATACATTCCGTATAACCGGTTGTTTAGGCGCACCGAATTTTTAGAGGTTGAAGGCTATGGTCGCTTTGAGGCTTATGCCAATCGCGATTCGTTGAAATATCAAGACGCTTATGGGCTGGAAAATGTAAAAACCCTTTACCGCGGCACCATGAGACGTGTAGGCTTTAGCCGTGCTTGGAATATTTTTGTTGCCTTAGGAATGACTGATGACAGCTATATTATTGAAGACAGCGAAAACATGAGCTATCGTGATTTTGTTAATGCCTTTTTGCCTTATAGCCCTTCCGATTCTGTTGAACTTAAATTAAGGCACCAATTAAAAATTGAACAAGATGATATGGTTTGGGACAAACTTGTTGAACTCGATATTTTCAGCCACACAAAACGTGTTGGACTAAAAAACGCTACACCAGCACAAGTACTTCAAAAGATACTCGAAGACAAATGGACGCTCTCAGCAAATGACAAAGATATGATTGTCATGTACCATAAATTTGGTTTCCAATTGGATGGCAAAAAACATCAAATAGACGCCAATATGGTGGTTTTGGGTGAAAACCAAACCTATACTGCTATGGCTAAAACTGTCGGTTTACCCGTTGCCATAGCGGCATTAGCGATATTAAACGGAAAAATTAAGACGCCTGGCGTTCAAATCCCAATCATAAAAGAAGTTTACCAGCCTATTTTGGCAGAACTGGAAAACTACGGGATTGCTTTTAATGAAAAAGAAGTCCCTTATTTTGGGTACAATCCGTTGCACCAGTAG
- a CDS encoding glycine--tRNA ligase, with product MANQDDQFKKVISHAKEYGYVFQSSEIYDGLSAVYDYAQNGAELKKNIRDYWWRAMVQMNENIVGIDAAIFMHPTTWKASGHVDAFNDPLIDNKDSKKRYRADVLIEDYCAKIEAKIDKEVTKAEKRFGDTFNKEEFVTTNPRVLRYQEKIDTTLSRMAKSLENEDLADVKALIEELEIADPLTGSKNWTDVKQFNLMFGTKLGASADSAMDLYLRPETAQGIFVNFLNVQKTSRLKIPFGIAQTGKAFRNEIVARQFIFRMREFEQMEMQFFIKPGTQQEWYEHWKETRLKWHLSLGMGEDNYRFHDHEKLAHYADAAADIEFKFPFGFKELEGIHSRTDFDLSQHEKYSGKKLQYFDPEENKSYVPYVLETSIGLDRMFLAIFSNSLQEEELDNGTTRTVLKLPSVLAPVKAAVLPLVKKDGLPEIARQIVEDLKWDFNIIYDEKDAVGRRYRRQDANGTPFCITVDHDTLDDNTVTIRHRDSMEQQRVKIDDLRDIIKKEVDVRNWLMKMK from the coding sequence ATGGCAAATCAAGACGATCAATTTAAAAAGGTAATCTCTCACGCAAAGGAGTATGGTTACGTGTTCCAGAGTAGTGAAATCTACGATGGATTGAGTGCAGTTTACGACTACGCACAAAACGGTGCAGAATTAAAGAAAAACATCCGCGATTACTGGTGGCGTGCCATGGTGCAGATGAATGAAAATATAGTGGGTATCGATGCCGCTATTTTCATGCATCCTACCACATGGAAAGCCTCTGGCCACGTTGATGCGTTTAACGACCCGTTAATCGATAATAAAGATTCAAAAAAGCGTTATCGTGCCGATGTACTTATTGAAGATTATTGCGCCAAAATTGAAGCCAAAATCGATAAGGAAGTAACCAAGGCCGAAAAACGTTTTGGTGACACCTTTAACAAAGAAGAATTTGTTACTACAAACCCCCGTGTATTGCGTTATCAAGAAAAAATAGATACGACGCTTTCGCGGATGGCAAAATCGTTGGAAAATGAAGATTTGGCCGATGTAAAAGCCTTAATTGAAGAATTGGAAATTGCCGACCCGTTAACGGGAAGCAAAAATTGGACAGATGTAAAGCAGTTTAACTTGATGTTCGGAACGAAACTTGGTGCTTCGGCAGATAGTGCGATGGATTTGTATTTACGTCCGGAAACGGCTCAAGGTATTTTTGTTAACTTTTTAAATGTTCAAAAAACAAGCCGATTGAAAATTCCGTTCGGAATAGCACAAACTGGAAAAGCCTTTAGAAACGAGATTGTTGCCAGACAGTTTATCTTTAGAATGCGTGAGTTTGAACAAATGGAAATGCAATTCTTTATTAAACCAGGTACGCAACAGGAATGGTACGAACATTGGAAAGAGACCCGCTTAAAGTGGCACTTAAGTTTAGGTATGGGAGAAGATAACTACCGTTTCCACGACCATGAGAAGTTAGCGCACTATGCCGATGCCGCTGCCGATATCGAGTTTAAATTCCCATTCGGATTTAAAGAATTGGAAGGTATTCATTCCCGTACCGATTTCGATTTGAGTCAGCATGAGAAGTATTCGGGTAAAAAATTACAGTATTTCGATCCCGAAGAAAATAAAAGCTACGTGCCATACGTGTTGGAAACCTCTATTGGTTTAGACCGTATGTTCTTGGCCATATTTTCAAATTCGTTACAGGAAGAAGAATTAGATAACGGCACAACCAGAACCGTATTAAAATTACCAAGTGTATTGGCTCCTGTTAAAGCAGCTGTTTTACCATTGGTTAAAAAAGATGGTTTACCTGAAATTGCCCGACAAATTGTGGAAGACCTAAAATGGGATTTCAATATAATTTATGATGAAAAAGATGCCGTTGGAAGGCGCTACAGAAGGCAAGATGCCAACGGAACGCCATTTTGTATTACTGTTGACCATGATACTTTGGACGATAATACAGTTACCATCCGTCATAGGGACTCTATGGAGCAACAACGTGTAAAAATTGACGATTTACGCGACATCATCAAAAAAGAGGTGGATGTACGCAATTGGTTGATGAAAATGAAATAA
- a CDS encoding Lrp/AsnC ligand binding domain-containing protein: MAKKQKTLTIDGIDKKILRALMQDARTPILEIARNVGISGAAIHQRLRKLEKAKLISGSKFIINPKVLGYSTMAFIGIYLDKTAITTDVVRALKRIPEVLECHYTTGNYSLFIKLISLNNAHLMHLLHKNILTIAGVQRTESLISLDQQIDRQIHI; the protein is encoded by the coding sequence ATGGCCAAAAAACAAAAAACCTTAACCATCGATGGTATCGACAAAAAAATACTCCGCGCCTTGATGCAAGACGCCCGAACCCCTATTTTGGAAATTGCCCGAAATGTGGGCATATCGGGAGCGGCCATTCACCAACGCTTACGAAAATTGGAAAAGGCGAAACTTATTTCGGGGTCTAAATTTATTATCAATCCTAAAGTTTTGGGGTATTCCACGATGGCGTTTATTGGCATTTATCTCGACAAAACGGCCATTACCACCGATGTAGTCCGTGCCTTAAAACGTATTCCCGAAGTTTTAGAATGCCACTACACTACAGGCAATTACAGTCTTTTTATAAAACTTATCAGTTTAAACAATGCCCACTTGATGCATTTGCTCCATAAAAACATACTGACCATTGCTGGTGTACAACGCACCGAATCGCTTATTTCGCTGGACCAACAAATTGATAGGCAAATTCATATTTAA
- a CDS encoding uroporphyrinogen-III synthase, translated as MKVKTILVSQPEPKIENSPYFDLQEKQRVKIDFRPFIHVEGVPAKEIRHQKIDLNNYTAIILTSRNAVDHFFRVAKEMRFKVPDTMKYFCQSEAVAYYLQKYVVYRKRKIYVGKRTFAELSPLIKKYKDEKFLLPNTDKVKPEVPNTLDALGVDWKQATFYKTVVSDLSDLEHVTYDVLVFFSPSGIESLFKNFPDFKQNDTRIAVFGNTTIKAVKEKGLRVDISAPTPETPSMTMALEKYIEKVNKGK; from the coding sequence ATGAAAGTGAAAACAATTTTAGTTTCTCAACCAGAACCAAAAATTGAGAACTCGCCCTATTTCGACTTACAAGAAAAGCAACGCGTAAAAATTGATTTCAGACCCTTCATTCATGTTGAAGGTGTGCCGGCAAAAGAAATCAGACACCAAAAAATTGATCTGAACAATTACACAGCCATTATTCTTACAAGTAGAAATGCTGTTGATCACTTTTTTAGAGTAGCTAAAGAAATGCGCTTTAAAGTACCAGATACCATGAAATATTTTTGCCAGTCTGAGGCTGTGGCCTACTACCTACAAAAATATGTGGTTTATAGAAAGCGTAAGATTTATGTAGGTAAACGTACATTTGCTGAACTTTCTCCATTAATAAAAAAATACAAAGACGAAAAATTCTTGCTTCCAAATACCGATAAGGTTAAACCAGAAGTGCCAAATACACTGGATGCTTTAGGAGTAGATTGGAAACAAGCCACGTTTTACAAAACCGTAGTTAGTGATTTATCGGACCTAGAACACGTAACTTATGATGTTTTGGTATTTTTCAGCCCTTCTGGAATTGAATCGTTATTTAAAAACTTCCCGGATTTTAAACAAAACGACACGAGAATTGCTGTGTTTGGAAACACAACTATTAAAGCGGTAAAAGAAAAAGGGTTGCGTGTAGACATTTCTGCTCCTACCCCAGAAACGCCTTCGATGACCATGGCTTTAGAAAAATATATCGAAAAAGTTAACAAAGGAAAATAG
- a CDS encoding DUF423 domain-containing protein encodes MDKKILLTGAVVGATGVVFGAFGAHALKDLVSVEAQQSFETGVRYQIYHAFFLLFVGSVAFIEKKLKNTLFYLTLAGIVLFSGSIYGLATNSLTGFDFKTIAWVTPIGGLLIIMSWCLLIVNFFKMKTEC; translated from the coding sequence ATGGATAAAAAAATTTTATTAACAGGTGCGGTTGTAGGAGCCACAGGTGTGGTTTTTGGAGCATTTGGCGCCCACGCTTTAAAGGATTTGGTTTCGGTTGAGGCGCAACAATCCTTTGAAACAGGCGTAAGGTATCAGATATATCATGCCTTTTTTTTACTATTTGTTGGAAGTGTGGCGTTTATAGAGAAAAAGTTAAAGAACACTTTGTTTTATTTAACTTTAGCTGGCATTGTATTATTTTCTGGTTCTATTTACGGGTTGGCAACAAATAGCTTAACGGGCTTCGATTTTAAAACCATTGCTTGGGTTACACCAATTGGCGGTCTATTAATCATTATGTCTTGGTGCTTGCTCATTGTAAATTTTTTTAAAATGAAAACTGAGTGCTAA
- a CDS encoding polyprenol monophosphomannose synthase translates to MAEIIVIIPTYNEIDNIEAIIRAVFSQSEKIDILIVDDNSPDLTALKVEALQKEFAGRLFLEVRKKKAGLGTAYIHGFKWSLKQDYKYIFEMDADFSHNPRDVMKLYQACHDNEADMAIGSRYVTGVNVVNWPMARVLMSYFASKYVRFVTGMKIHDATAGFVCYKRQVLETIDLEAIKFIGYAFQIEMKFKTYIKNFKIVEVPVIFTDRTKGESKLSSGIISEAIFGVISMKLKSLFKK, encoded by the coding sequence ATGGCCGAAATCATTGTAATTATTCCAACATATAATGAAATTGATAACATAGAAGCTATCATAAGGGCCGTGTTTTCACAATCGGAGAAAATAGATATTTTAATTGTTGATGACAATTCGCCAGATTTAACAGCTTTGAAGGTTGAAGCGCTTCAAAAAGAATTCGCAGGTCGCTTGTTTTTAGAAGTAAGAAAGAAAAAGGCTGGATTGGGAACGGCTTATATCCATGGTTTTAAATGGAGCCTAAAACAGGACTACAAGTATATCTTTGAGATGGATGCTGATTTTTCGCACAATCCAAGAGATGTTATGAAACTTTACCAAGCTTGTCATGACAATGAAGCCGATATGGCCATAGGCTCAAGGTATGTTACAGGCGTCAATGTGGTTAATTGGCCTATGGCAAGGGTGCTAATGTCGTACTTTGCATCAAAGTACGTACGTTTTGTTACGGGCATGAAAATTCATGATGCAACGGCAGGTTTTGTGTGCTATAAACGGCAGGTTTTAGAAACAATCGATCTCGAAGCCATAAAATTTATAGGCTATGCGTTTCAAATTGAAATGAAATTTAAAACCTACATTAAAAACTTTAAAATTGTTGAAGTGCCTGTTATCTTTACAGATAGAACCAAAGGTGAATCTAAGTTAAGTTCAGGAATTATATCAGAAGCTATTTTCGGCGTAATTTCAATGAAGCTGAAAAGTTTGTTTAAGAAATAG
- a CDS encoding DUF4271 domain-containing protein: MFRHIVSNELFTILLMVGLVVVAAAKLMSPKRFDDFILVLGNDKYLKIYSRDQKFFDKFDALLFGNLILSILVFCLISLRHVSNSYSYNLSLNDMFKLFVAIAVFILIKVLVERLIGSLFEIDQLVDQYIFHKISFKNYLGLILLPINALMLYSFTPNTTIIFSIIGLLLILNIVGLLSSLKSYQSLIKHNIFYFILYLCALEFAPYVILYKVFIDK; the protein is encoded by the coding sequence ATGTTTCGCCATATAGTTTCAAACGAATTATTTACCATCCTTCTCATGGTGGGCTTGGTAGTGGTTGCCGCCGCAAAATTAATGTCACCCAAACGCTTTGACGATTTTATTTTGGTCTTGGGCAACGACAAGTACCTTAAAATTTATTCGCGTGACCAAAAGTTTTTCGATAAGTTTGACGCCCTGCTTTTTGGAAACCTAATTTTATCTATATTGGTGTTTTGCCTTATAAGCTTGCGGCACGTATCAAATTCCTACAGCTACAACCTGTCTTTAAACGATATGTTTAAATTGTTTGTGGCCATTGCCGTTTTTATATTGATTAAAGTACTTGTGGAACGCTTAATAGGCAGCCTATTCGAAATAGATCAACTGGTTGACCAATATATATTTCACAAAATAAGCTTTAAAAATTATTTAGGGCTCATTTTGTTACCTATTAACGCACTGATGCTTTACAGTTTTACACCCAATACAACCATTATTTTTAGCATCATTGGATTACTATTGATTTTGAATATCGTCGGACTTTTAAGTTCCTTGAAATCTTATCAAAGTTTAATAAAACACAACATATTTTATTTTATTTTGTATCTTTGCGCTCTCGAATTTGCACCTTATGTGATTTTATACAAGGTGTTTATCGATAAATAA
- the pckA gene encoding phosphoenolpyruvate carboxykinase (ATP) — MAKSNPTSKTISLDNYGIKNAKIRYQLSPDDLHKITIENGQGVEAASGALAVNTGEFTGRSPQDRFIVKDEITKDKIWWGNINIPFDSDAFDALYDKVAKYLSNKEVFVRDCYACADENYKMNIRVVNEYPWSNQFVYNMFLRPNEEDIKRFEPEWVVINAPGFRANADEDGTRQHNFAILNFTKKVALIGGTGYTGEIKKGIFSALNFILPVEKNTLPMHCSSNVGKQGDTAIFFGLSGTGKTTLSTDANRSLIGDDEHGWTSENTVFNFEGGCYAKVINLSKENEPEIYNAIKKGAILENVILGKKGNVDFADTSITQNTRVSYPIHHIENIKIPSIGKNPKNIFFLTADAFGVIPPISKLTPSQAAYHFISGYTAKVAGTEAGVVEPMPSFSACFGAPFMPLHPSKYAEMLSKKMIEAGVNVWLVNTGWTGGPYGVGTRMKLKYTRAMINAVLNGDLGLYNYDDYHIHSVFGVAQPRSCPGVPTSVLSPRATWNDDEAYYTTAFKLTNAFRNNFKKFEAHCSEEIRRGGPQRYAF; from the coding sequence ATGGCAAAAAGTAATCCAACTTCAAAAACAATTTCATTAGATAATTACGGTATTAAAAATGCCAAAATAAGATATCAACTGTCTCCGGACGATTTACACAAAATCACTATTGAAAATGGGCAAGGTGTTGAAGCTGCTTCAGGAGCTTTGGCTGTTAATACGGGCGAGTTTACTGGCCGTTCGCCACAAGACCGCTTTATCGTTAAAGATGAGATTACTAAAGATAAAATCTGGTGGGGGAATATTAATATTCCGTTCGATTCTGATGCTTTTGATGCCTTGTACGACAAGGTAGCTAAGTATTTGTCTAATAAAGAAGTTTTTGTTAGGGATTGTTATGCCTGTGCCGACGAAAATTATAAAATGAACATTAGGGTAGTTAATGAGTACCCTTGGAGCAATCAGTTTGTCTATAACATGTTTTTGCGCCCCAATGAAGAAGATATTAAACGTTTTGAGCCCGAATGGGTTGTAATAAATGCACCGGGCTTTAGGGCAAACGCTGACGAAGATGGCACGCGACAGCACAATTTTGCCATCTTGAATTTTACCAAAAAGGTAGCGCTTATTGGTGGTACGGGCTACACTGGCGAAATTAAAAAAGGTATTTTTTCGGCATTAAATTTTATTTTGCCGGTTGAAAAGAACACCTTACCCATGCACTGTAGTTCCAATGTTGGTAAACAGGGCGATACAGCGATTTTCTTTGGGCTTTCCGGAACAGGAAAAACAACCTTGTCAACCGATGCTAATAGAAGTTTAATAGGTGATGATGAACATGGTTGGACCTCAGAAAACACAGTTTTTAATTTTGAAGGTGGCTGTTATGCCAAAGTTATTAATCTTTCAAAAGAGAACGAACCTGAAATTTATAATGCTATAAAAAAAGGTGCCATACTCGAAAATGTCATTTTAGGCAAAAAGGGCAATGTTGATTTTGCCGATACTTCCATAACGCAAAATACAAGGGTGAGTTATCCCATTCACCATATTGAAAATATTAAAATTCCTTCGATAGGAAAAAATCCTAAAAACATCTTTTTTTTAACAGCTGATGCCTTTGGAGTAATACCACCAATTTCTAAACTAACGCCCAGCCAAGCGGCTTATCATTTTATTTCGGGCTATACCGCAAAGGTGGCAGGAACCGAGGCGGGTGTTGTGGAGCCTATGCCATCGTTTTCGGCTTGCTTTGGAGCACCGTTTATGCCACTTCACCCTTCTAAATATGCCGAAATGTTGAGCAAAAAAATGATTGAAGCGGGCGTTAATGTTTGGTTGGTAAACACGGGGTGGACAGGCGGCCCTTACGGTGTTGGTACAAGAATGAAATTAAAATATACCCGAGCCATGATTAATGCGGTTTTAAACGGTGATTTGGGCTTGTATAATTACGACGATTACCACATACACTCCGTGTTTGGTGTCGCCCAGCCCAGAAGCTGCCCTGGTGTGCCAACAAGTGTTTTAAGTCCCAGAGCCACATGGAATGACGATGAGGCCTATTATACCACAGCCTTTAAACTAACCAATGCTTTTAGAAATAACTTTAAGAAATTTGAAGCCCATTGTAGTGAAGAAATTAGACGAGGAGGGCCACAGCGCTACGCGTTCTAA
- a CDS encoding ComF family protein gives MLKSIVNLFFPKVCVACQHLLDDNENTICMDCRHDLPVTHFHFDDSKVVKKVLYGRAKIENGTALFRFEKKGKVQQLIHNLKYRGHENIGLFLGNWLGGELKTIEAYQQVDVVIPVPMHPKKLKKRGYNQVTKFGQQIAKALNVAYKDDVLVKITNTKSQTIKSRFSRWSSSNELFALNNPESIKNKHILLVDDLITTGATMEACISVLNQSENIKISIATMAIA, from the coding sequence ATGCTAAAATCTATCGTCAATCTATTTTTCCCTAAAGTATGTGTAGCATGCCAACATTTATTGGACGATAACGAAAACACCATTTGTATGGATTGCCGGCACGATTTACCGGTAACCCATTTTCATTTTGACGATAGCAAAGTGGTAAAAAAAGTACTGTACGGCAGAGCGAAAATTGAAAATGGCACGGCTTTGTTCAGGTTTGAAAAGAAAGGCAAAGTACAGCAGCTTATTCACAATTTAAAATACCGCGGACACGAAAACATTGGCCTTTTTCTTGGAAATTGGCTAGGCGGCGAGCTAAAAACGATTGAAGCCTACCAACAGGTTGATGTTGTTATCCCCGTGCCCATGCACCCCAAAAAGCTTAAAAAAAGAGGCTACAACCAAGTAACTAAATTTGGGCAACAAATTGCTAAAGCCCTAAACGTTGCATATAAAGACGACGTTTTGGTAAAAATCACCAACACCAAATCGCAAACCATAAAAAGCCGTTTTTCCCGTTGGAGCAGCAGCAACGAACTGTTTGCTCTAAACAATCCAGAAAGCATAAAAAACAAACATATCTTATTGGTAGATGACCTTATTACTACGGGCGCCACCATGGAAGCTTGTATTTCCGTTTTAAACCAATCCGAAAATATTAAAATTAGTATCGCTACCATGGCAATAGCCTAA
- a CDS encoding prolyl oligopeptidase family serine peptidase gives MSRFFVAFLLAIPCFMASQNVTKPELLPQKVVVDNYHGVKLEDPYRYIENLDDPQVLSWMHDNANYANFVLNSISGKEDMFNKMKELVERRAASVSNLQITDDDTYYYLKRVPGEEIAKMYKRNGFKGTETLFFDPTTYQVEGGKTYTVQSISPNIAGDKIAVSVAPDGSENPELLLFQSTGEQFGEVLELTRGVSWRADGESFYYTKLNSPNVSDMKRKIYTSVFVHKIGDKQTEDQVVFSKNDYKGLGIKELEIPYVFYSKYSDADYLYANSVDKDVKLFVKASNDESKEWKLVLSRNDDVIGSSTSLTHVYYLTYKDAPNYKIVKAPLESPEFSNAETVVEESASEIITGLSVTKDGLYYTTVKNGVEAKVYFLEEGQTKAKELDLPFAAGQAYVSNKGSEFSHVWISISGWTSPSKRFLYNPKTNTFTHQQLSSPVEYPELENLIAKEVEVKSHDGVMVPVSLVYNKNIKLDGNNPAVIYSYGSYGNSTSPFFSPITLAYTLYNGILVVPHVRGGGELGDAWHKAGQKLNKPNTWKDAIVTAEYLIEEGYSNPNKISIFGGSAGGILVGRSITERPDLFVAAAPLVGAMNTVRMEETPNGPINIPEFGTVKDIEEFKGLLAMDSYHSLVPNTDYPATLITAGINDPRVSAWEPAKFAAKMQHDNKGDSPVLFLTNFKGGHGGRTTLTQALNNFANVFAFFYWQSGHPDFKLKKPVKD, from the coding sequence ATGAGTAGATTTTTTGTTGCCTTCCTATTGGCGATACCGTGTTTTATGGCCTCACAAAATGTGACAAAGCCAGAGTTGCTGCCCCAAAAAGTGGTTGTTGACAATTATCATGGTGTTAAGCTTGAAGACCCCTACCGGTACATAGAAAATTTAGACGACCCCCAGGTACTTTCGTGGATGCACGATAATGCCAACTATGCCAATTTTGTGCTCAACAGTATTTCAGGTAAGGAAGATATGTTCAATAAGATGAAGGAATTGGTTGAACGGCGTGCCGCTTCGGTATCTAATCTTCAAATTACAGATGACGACACATATTATTATTTAAAGCGTGTGCCTGGAGAAGAAATTGCTAAAATGTATAAGCGGAATGGTTTTAAAGGAACTGAAACCTTGTTTTTTGATCCAACAACATATCAAGTTGAAGGAGGGAAAACGTATACTGTCCAGTCTATTTCACCAAATATAGCAGGCGATAAAATAGCTGTTAGTGTGGCTCCAGATGGTTCTGAAAACCCAGAGTTACTTTTATTTCAAAGTACAGGGGAGCAGTTTGGAGAAGTATTAGAATTGACAAGGGGAGTTTCTTGGCGAGCTGATGGAGAATCGTTTTATTATACCAAGTTGAATTCGCCTAATGTTTCTGATATGAAGCGAAAAATTTATACATCGGTATTTGTTCATAAAATAGGAGATAAACAAACTGAAGACCAAGTTGTTTTTTCAAAAAACGATTATAAAGGTTTAGGTATCAAAGAACTGGAAATCCCTTATGTTTTTTATTCAAAGTATTCCGATGCTGATTACTTGTATGCCAATTCTGTCGATAAGGATGTGAAGTTATTTGTTAAAGCCTCTAATGATGAATCTAAAGAATGGAAATTGGTTTTAAGTAGGAATGATGATGTTATTGGCAGTTCTACTAGTCTAACACATGTCTATTACTTAACCTATAAAGATGCGCCTAATTACAAAATAGTTAAAGCGCCATTGGAATCACCAGAGTTTTCAAATGCAGAAACTGTAGTGGAAGAATCAGCTTCAGAAATTATCACAGGTCTTAGTGTTACCAAAGATGGCTTGTATTATACCACAGTTAAAAACGGTGTAGAGGCCAAAGTTTATTTTTTAGAGGAGGGACAAACCAAGGCAAAAGAGCTTGATCTACCTTTTGCTGCCGGACAAGCTTATGTGTCTAACAAAGGAAGTGAGTTTAGTCATGTTTGGATTTCTATTTCGGGATGGACTTCACCAAGCAAACGATTTTTGTACAACCCAAAGACAAACACGTTTACCCATCAACAATTATCATCGCCTGTAGAATATCCGGAGTTGGAAAACTTAATCGCTAAGGAAGTTGAAGTAAAATCCCATGATGGGGTTATGGTCCCCGTATCTTTAGTTTATAACAAGAATATAAAATTAGATGGAAATAATCCAGCAGTAATTTATAGTTACGGTTCATATGGAAATTCAACCTCTCCTTTTTTTAGCCCAATTACTTTAGCTTACACTTTGTATAATGGTATCTTGGTTGTGCCTCATGTAAGAGGTGGAGGTGAATTGGGTGATGCATGGCATAAAGCGGGACAAAAATTGAATAAACCCAATACATGGAAGGATGCCATAGTAACAGCAGAGTATTTGATTGAAGAAGGGTATTCCAACCCCAATAAAATATCAATTTTTGGAGGTAGTGCTGGAGGTATTTTAGTAGGGCGGTCTATTACAGAACGCCCCGACTTGTTCGTTGCAGCTGCGCCCCTAGTTGGAGCCATGAATACTGTTCGAATGGAAGAAACACCTAATGGCCCGATAAATATTCCCGAGTTTGGAACAGTTAAAGACATTGAAGAGTTTAAAGGGCTTCTGGCCATGGATTCTTATCACAGTTTAGTGCCTAATACAGATTATCCGGCAACATTAATTACGGCAGGAATAAATGACCCAAGAGTTAGCGCCTGGGAACCGGCCAAGTTTGCTGCCAAAATGCAACATGACAATAAAGGAGATTCCCCAGTTTTGTTTTTAACCAATTTTAAGGGGGGACATGGTGGCCGAACTACGTTAACACAAGCATTAAACAATTTTGCTAACGTTTTCGCATTTTTCTATTGGCAATCGGGACACCCAGATTTTAAGTTAAAAAAACCTGTAAAGGATTGA